CTCTCCGCGGCCCGGCGGGATGTGACCGAGATGACCATCGCCGACTTTCTCAAAACGGTGCGTTCCCAGGCCGAGGAGGGCGTCGATTTCATGACCATCCACTGTGGTGTGACCCGTCAGTCGCTAAGCGCCATGGAGCGCCAGGGCCGCACGCTGGACGTGGTCAGCCGGGGCGGGGCGATGCTGGTGGCCTGGATGCGCTGTAACCGCAAGGAGTCGCCGCTTTTCGAATACTACGACGAAATTCTCGACATTCTGGCCGCCTTCGATGTGACCCTCTCCCTGGGCGACGGCATGCGGCCGGGCGCGGTGGCGGACGCCGGCGACCGGGCCCAGGTGAGTGAACTGCTGGTCTTGGGGGAACTCACCGAGCGGGCCTGGGCCAAGGGCGTTCAGGTGATCGTCGAGGGCCCGGGGCACGTGCCCCTGAATCAGGTGGCCGATCAGATGCGGCTTGAAAAAACGGTGTGTGCCGGGGCGCCGTTTTATATCCTCGGCCCCCTGGTGACCGATATCGCCGCGGGTTACGACCACATCGCCGGGGCCATCGGCGGCGCCCTGGCGGCCATGAACGGGGCCGATTTCCTCTGCTACGTCACGCCTGCCGAGCACCTGCGGCTGCCGACGGCGGCGGATGTGGTCGAAGGCGTTATCGCCTCGCGCATCGCGGCCCACGCCGCCGACCTGGCCAAGGGCCTGCCCGCCGCCTGGGAACGGGACCGGGCCATGTCCCGGGCCAGGAAGGCATTGGACTGGGAAGAACAGATCGCGCTTGCCATCCACCCCGCCAAGGCCAGGGCCTATCGCGACGCCAGCGCCATAGGCGATCAGGACGTGTGCACCATGTGCGGGGAATTCTGCGCCATCAAGCGCCTGCAGCAATTCTAAACCGGTCAGTTGCAAATTCCGGTTGCTTTCCTCGGCGGTCCCTCGATAAGAGGCTAATTGGCCCGCGGCGTTTTCCTGCACCCATTGCCGTTGATGTGAATTGCCCCCGCGTTCGGTCGAACCAAGCCAGCAGCAACAGGGAGAATCCCAAGATGATCATATTATACGCTTTTTTAGGCATCGTGGCCCTTGGCGCCCTGTTTGTCGCTGAAAAAACCGTTGAGCTGAAAAAAGGCAGAGAGAAGGCCGCAGAGGACCGGGCGAAAATGGAAATCAAACCGTTGACGGCACCCGGCGTTGTCAAAAGTCTTGCGGTGCTTCCGCTTATCGATTTTTACGCGGTTCGCCCGGATCTGAAAACCGAAGCCGGGGTGTCCTATTTGATTCGAACGGATGACACCACGATTTTGATGGATGTGGGGCTTAACGCCAAAAAAGAGCACCCGTCCCCCCTGCTGCAGAATATGGCAACCCTTGGGGTGTCGACGTCTGAAATTGACCTGATTTTTATCAGCCACGCGCACCTGGACCATTTGGGCGGCATGGCGGATCAAAAGCAAAAAACCTTCAGCCTGTCCCAGGGCCCGGTGGCACTTTCCGCAATTCCGGTTTACGCGCCGGTTCCGATCGCGGCCTCCCATTGGAACCCCGGCCCCCAAACCCATGTCATCACTGACCCGGTGGTGATAAAACCCGGCATCGTCAGCATCGGTATCATCCACCGATTTTTATTTCTCATGGGGCGCACCCTGGAAAATGCGCTGGCAATCAACGTTGAAGGCAAGGGCATTGTGCTGATCGTCGGATGCGGGCACCAAACCATCGAACGGATCATCGAACGGACTTTGGTGCTTTTTGATGCGCCCATTTATGGGATAATCGGGGGGCTGCACTTCCCGGTGAACGGTGGGAGGATCATGCTCGGTCCCGTCAATATCCAACGGCTGGTGGGCTCCGACAATCCTCCCTGGTGGAGCATCCGCGAAAACGACGTTCACAATGCCATCGCGGCAATCAAAAAAGTGTCACCGAAAATCGTCGCCCTCTCGTCCCACGACAGCTCCGACTGGAGTCTGGACCAGTTTCGGCAGGCGTTCGGGAATGCGTATGTGGATATCCGGGTGGGGCAGGAGATTGTGATATAAGGGCCTCGGCAAAAAATAATTCCACATCTTACTGGTCTTTTGGCCCGTCCTCGGCGTTACATCCGCCGGCACATATCTCGATATGCGCCGGCGGATGTGCCTTGATGACAAACCAAAATCCTTCGCCATATTGTGGCATTATTTCTTGCCGCGACCCTGAATTCA
The Desulfobacteraceae bacterium genome window above contains:
- the thiC gene encoding phosphomethylpyrimidine synthase ThiC, which produces MTRKQQAERGIISDEMRAAALHEGLAPEAIREGLAAGRVVIPKNVNRNYPHIRAVGQGTRTKVNANIGASPLRSDPDEELGKLAAAQESGADAVMDLSLGADQLRIRKAILERAEVMVGTVPLYQSAFELSAARRDVTEMTIADFLKTVRSQAEEGVDFMTIHCGVTRQSLSAMERQGRTLDVVSRGGAMLVAWMRCNRKESPLFEYYDEILDILAAFDVTLSLGDGMRPGAVADAGDRAQVSELLVLGELTERAWAKGVQVIVEGPGHVPLNQVADQMRLEKTVCAGAPFYILGPLVTDIAAGYDHIAGAIGGALAAMNGADFLCYVTPAEHLRLPTAADVVEGVIASRIAAHAADLAKGLPAAWERDRAMSRARKALDWEEQIALAIHPAKARAYRDASAIGDQDVCTMCGEFCAIKRLQQF
- a CDS encoding MBL fold metallo-hydrolase; the protein is MRGILRHQAPAAILNRSVANSGCFPRRSLDKRLIGPRRFPAPIAVDVNCPRVRSNQASSNRENPKMIILYAFLGIVALGALFVAEKTVELKKGREKAAEDRAKMEIKPLTAPGVVKSLAVLPLIDFYAVRPDLKTEAGVSYLIRTDDTTILMDVGLNAKKEHPSPLLQNMATLGVSTSEIDLIFISHAHLDHLGGMADQKQKTFSLSQGPVALSAIPVYAPVPIAASHWNPGPQTHVITDPVVIKPGIVSIGIIHRFLFLMGRTLENALAINVEGKGIVLIVGCGHQTIERIIERTLVLFDAPIYGIIGGLHFPVNGGRIMLGPVNIQRLVGSDNPPWWSIRENDVHNAIAAIKKVSPKIVALSSHDSSDWSLDQFRQAFGNAYVDIRVGQEIVI